A region from the Ralstonia pickettii genome encodes:
- a CDS encoding NADPH-dependent 2,4-dienoyl-CoA reductase, with product MSSSTPSSPYPHLLQPLDLGFTTLKNRVLMGSMHTGLEDGNHFDRLAAYFAERARGDVGLMVTGGFAPNIAGWTKPFAGRLATHGAARRHRTVTNAVHEEGGKIALQILHTGRYGYHPFAVAPTALRSPISPFTPRELSARGIERQIRAFVRCAQLAREAGYDGVEIMGSEGYFINQFLVTHTNKRTDDWGGSYANRMRLPVEIVQRTREAVGKDFIIIYRLSMIDLIPDGSSWEEVVQLAKAVERAGATIINTGIGWHEARIPTIATSVPRAAFAWVTKKMKGEVGIPLVTSNRINTPEVAESVLADGCADMVSMARPLLADADFVRKAATNRAQDINTCIACNQACLDHAFKAKIASCLVNPRACHETELVIRPTPAKRRFAVVGAGPAGLSAAITLAERGHAVDLFDAAPELGGQLNMAKTIPGKEEFHEMLRYFTRRVATTGVTLRLGTRVDAPQLLAAKYDEIIVATGVSPRNPKIPGQDHPSVLSYIDVLRHRKPVGKRVAIVGAGGIGFDVAEFLALDGHSPTLDLQTWRAEWGVGDPTEVRGGVDGIRPEPQTPARDIVLLQRRAGKLGGGLGKTTGWIHRTSLKNLGVRMVGGVNYERIGDEGLLVSYGEKREAAEWLPVDSIVLCAGQEPMRELVAPLQAGGAKVHVIGGADEALELDAKRAIDQGTRLAASL from the coding sequence ATGTCCTCCTCCACGCCCTCCTCGCCTTACCCCCACCTGCTCCAACCGCTCGACCTTGGCTTCACCACGCTCAAGAACCGCGTGTTGATGGGCTCGATGCACACTGGGCTGGAAGATGGCAACCACTTCGACCGGCTGGCCGCCTACTTTGCCGAGCGCGCTCGCGGCGATGTCGGCCTGATGGTCACGGGCGGATTCGCACCGAATATTGCGGGTTGGACCAAGCCCTTTGCCGGGCGCCTCGCCACACATGGCGCTGCACGCCGCCACCGCACGGTCACCAACGCCGTGCATGAAGAAGGCGGCAAGATCGCCCTGCAGATCCTGCACACCGGCCGCTATGGCTACCACCCGTTCGCCGTTGCGCCCACGGCGCTGCGCTCACCCATCAGCCCGTTCACGCCGCGCGAGTTATCCGCGCGCGGTATCGAGCGGCAGATTCGCGCCTTCGTGCGTTGCGCCCAGTTGGCCCGCGAAGCCGGCTACGACGGCGTTGAGATCATGGGTTCGGAGGGCTACTTCATCAACCAGTTTCTCGTCACGCACACCAACAAGCGCACGGACGACTGGGGCGGCAGCTATGCCAACCGCATGCGCCTGCCCGTGGAAATCGTCCAGCGCACGCGGGAGGCGGTCGGCAAGGATTTCATCATCATCTATCGCCTGTCGATGATCGACCTGATCCCGGACGGCAGCTCGTGGGAAGAAGTCGTGCAGCTCGCCAAGGCTGTGGAGCGCGCAGGCGCCACCATCATCAACACGGGCATCGGCTGGCACGAGGCACGCATCCCGACGATTGCGACCAGCGTGCCGCGCGCGGCGTTTGCGTGGGTGACGAAAAAGATGAAGGGCGAGGTCGGCATTCCGCTCGTGACGTCCAATCGCATCAATACGCCAGAGGTGGCCGAGAGCGTGCTGGCCGACGGCTGCGCCGACATGGTGTCGATGGCGCGCCCGCTGCTGGCCGATGCCGACTTCGTGCGCAAGGCCGCAACGAACCGCGCGCAGGACATCAATACTTGCATCGCCTGCAACCAGGCGTGTCTGGACCACGCTTTCAAGGCCAAGATTGCGAGCTGCCTCGTCAACCCGCGCGCATGTCATGAGACCGAACTCGTCATTCGCCCCACGCCGGCCAAGCGGCGGTTTGCGGTGGTCGGCGCAGGGCCTGCCGGCCTGTCGGCAGCCATCACACTGGCCGAACGTGGGCACGCCGTCGACCTGTTCGACGCAGCACCGGAACTCGGCGGCCAGTTGAACATGGCAAAGACGATCCCGGGCAAGGAAGAGTTTCACGAGATGCTGCGTTACTTCACCCGTCGCGTCGCCACGACGGGCGTGACGCTGCGCCTCGGTACACGCGTGGATGCGCCGCAGCTTCTTGCGGCCAAGTACGACGAGATCATCGTCGCGACTGGCGTGTCGCCGCGCAACCCGAAGATTCCGGGGCAGGACCATCCGAGCGTGCTGTCGTACATCGATGTGCTGCGCCATCGCAAGCCGGTGGGCAAGCGCGTGGCGATTGTCGGTGCAGGCGGCATCGGCTTTGACGTAGCAGAATTCCTCGCGCTGGATGGCCACTCGCCCACGCTCGATCTGCAGACGTGGCGTGCCGAATGGGGCGTGGGTGATCCGACCGAAGTGCGTGGCGGCGTGGATGGCATCCGCCCCGAACCGCAAACACCCGCGCGCGACATCGTCCTGCTGCAGCGGCGTGCCGGCAAACTCGGCGGCGGTCTCGGCAAGACCACGGGCTGGATTCATCGGACCAGCCTCAAGAACCTGGGCGTGCGCATGGTGGGTGGCGTGAACTACGAGCGCATCGGCGACGAAGGCCTGCTCGTGAGCTACGGCGAAAAACGCGAGGCCGCCGAATGGCTGCCGGTTGACTCCATCGTGCTGTGCGCCGGGCAAGAGCCAATGCGCGAACTCGTTGCGCCGCTGCAGGCGGGCGGCGCAAAGGTGCACGTCATCGGCGGTGCAGACGAGGCGCTCGAACTGGACGCCAAACGCGCGATCGACCAGGGAACGCGTCTGGCGGCATCGCTGTGA
- the otsA gene encoding alpha,alpha-trehalose-phosphate synthase (UDP-forming) yields the protein MSRLIVVSNRVAPVAEGQGTAGGLAVGVFDALRETGGIWFGWSGETATTVSHEPNIVTKGNITYATVGLNRKDYDQYYRGFANATLWPIFHYRVDLSRYERQEYHGYRRVNAQFAHQLKALVQPDDILWVHDYHLIPFAAECRALGLTNRIGFFLHIPFPSPEILTTIPPHEDLMRALCAYDLVGFQTETDRVAFYDYIEREARGYIEQKEQNGPVHAYGHTLRAEVYPIGVHPDEIAQQAKASLARRNPFMRHASVRGERIAPQGQGQGQPPTKLIMSVDRLDYSKGLPERFRAFEQLLDDFPDHRRHVTFIQIAPTSRQDVQSYQQIRQRLEAESGRINGKHSELDWTPIRYINKQYERRVLMALFRSSQIGYVTPLRDGMNLVAKEYVAAQDPEDPGVLVLSRFAGAARELDAALIVNPYDTRGMAEALNRALTMPLEERKARYAHMMDRLRAANLTIWRERFVADLRNASPQ from the coding sequence ATGAGCCGACTCATTGTGGTTTCCAACCGCGTCGCGCCCGTTGCCGAAGGCCAGGGGACGGCGGGCGGCCTGGCCGTTGGCGTGTTCGACGCGCTGCGCGAAACCGGCGGGATCTGGTTTGGCTGGAGCGGCGAAACCGCGACCACCGTGTCGCACGAGCCGAACATCGTCACCAAGGGCAACATCACCTATGCCACCGTCGGCCTGAACCGCAAAGACTACGACCAGTATTACCGCGGCTTTGCCAACGCAACGCTGTGGCCGATCTTCCACTACCGCGTGGATCTGTCGCGCTACGAGCGCCAGGAATACCACGGCTACCGGCGCGTCAATGCGCAGTTTGCACATCAGCTCAAGGCGCTGGTGCAGCCCGACGACATCCTCTGGGTACACGACTATCACCTGATCCCCTTTGCCGCGGAGTGCCGCGCGCTGGGGCTCACCAACCGCATCGGGTTCTTCCTGCACATTCCGTTTCCGTCGCCGGAAATCCTGACGACGATTCCGCCGCATGAAGACCTCATGCGCGCGCTGTGTGCGTACGATCTGGTCGGTTTCCAGACCGAGACCGATCGTGTCGCCTTCTACGACTACATCGAGCGCGAAGCGCGCGGCTACATCGAGCAGAAGGAACAAAACGGCCCCGTGCACGCCTATGGCCACACACTGCGCGCCGAGGTCTACCCGATCGGCGTGCATCCGGACGAGATCGCGCAGCAGGCGAAGGCATCGCTGGCACGGCGCAATCCGTTCATGCGGCATGCGAGTGTGCGCGGCGAGCGCATTGCCCCGCAAGGGCAAGGCCAGGGCCAGCCGCCCACCAAGCTCATCATGAGCGTGGACCGGCTCGATTATTCGAAGGGCCTGCCGGAACGCTTCCGCGCGTTCGAGCAGTTGCTGGACGATTTTCCGGACCACCGCAGGCATGTGACGTTCATCCAGATTGCGCCGACCTCGCGCCAGGACGTACAGAGCTATCAGCAGATCCGGCAGCGACTGGAAGCCGAGTCAGGCCGCATCAACGGCAAGCATTCGGAGCTGGACTGGACACCCATCCGATACATCAACAAGCAGTACGAACGGCGCGTTCTGATGGCGCTCTTTCGCAGCTCGCAGATCGGTTATGTCACGCCGTTGCGCGACGGCATGAACCTCGTTGCCAAGGAATACGTGGCCGCGCAGGATCCGGAAGACCCGGGGGTGCTCGTGCTGTCGCGCTTTGCCGGCGCGGCGCGCGAACTGGATGCCGCACTGATCGTCAACCCGTATGACACGCGCGGCATGGCCGAGGCGCTGAACCGTGCGTTGACGATGCCGCTGGAAGAACGCAAGGCGCGCTACGCCCACATGATGGATCGGCTGCGTGCGGCCAATCTCACCATCTGGCGCGAGCGCTTCGTCGCCGATTTGCGCAACGCGTCGCCCCAGTAG
- a CDS encoding alpha/beta hydrolase — protein sequence MGSSPPRLVVSDRSLTSDAASPAVRPAQPYTTPATTNVALNNHLRSAASTLPEQASACKETAGAVPLPREVTSEDYWTQGYASRIRLRVFRPEMHAGDAAAPLRQPGVLYLHGGGFVRGSIDDADAPARHLAATLPAVVVTVGYSLAPASPFPAAPEDVYAALCCMADHAGAWGIDRRRIAVAGHDAGGNLSAALSMIARDRGGPHLRAQVLIAPMLDPTMARVRPDHLANADNSAEVCADCYRQYLPRPTERVHPYAAPVESRRLQGLPPALLLTAPQDLLRTEAERYAACLIEAGVVTQVVRVNEACHDSIAMSAVAQDEMTCFLRWHLGMTRQAAAPRKRRPRADRKDRTSIDPTGETPG from the coding sequence ATGGGTTCTTCTCCACCGCGTCTCGTTGTTTCGGATCGGTCGCTGACCAGCGATGCGGCGTCGCCCGCTGTTCGTCCAGCGCAACCGTATACAACGCCCGCGACCACAAATGTTGCACTGAATAACCATTTGCGCAGCGCAGCATCTACGCTGCCTGAGCAAGCTTCTGCGTGCAAGGAAACGGCGGGCGCGGTGCCGTTGCCGCGCGAGGTCACGTCCGAAGACTATTGGACACAGGGTTACGCCAGCCGGATCCGCCTGCGTGTGTTCCGCCCCGAAATGCACGCCGGCGATGCCGCCGCGCCGCTGCGCCAACCCGGCGTGCTGTACCTGCATGGCGGCGGTTTCGTGCGCGGCTCGATTGACGATGCAGATGCGCCGGCGCGCCACCTGGCGGCCACATTGCCGGCGGTGGTGGTGACGGTCGGCTATTCGCTGGCGCCCGCATCGCCATTTCCAGCCGCCCCGGAAGATGTATACGCCGCGCTGTGCTGCATGGCGGACCATGCTGGCGCATGGGGGATTGATCGTCGCCGCATCGCCGTGGCCGGACATGACGCCGGCGGCAACCTGTCGGCCGCGCTGTCGATGATTGCGCGCGACCGCGGCGGCCCGCACCTGCGTGCACAGGTCCTGATCGCGCCGATGCTCGATCCGACCATGGCACGCGTGCGCCCCGACCACTTGGCCAACGCAGACAACTCGGCTGAAGTCTGTGCCGATTGCTATCGCCAGTACCTGCCCCGCCCGACCGAGCGCGTGCACCCCTATGCCGCGCCGGTGGAATCGCGCCGCCTGCAGGGCCTGCCCCCCGCCCTGCTGCTCACTGCGCCGCAAGACTTGCTGCGCACCGAAGCAGAGCGCTATGCAGCGTGCCTCATTGAAGCGGGCGTCGTCACGCAGGTCGTGCGCGTGAACGAGGCCTGCCATGACTCGATCGCGATGAGCGCGGTCGCGCAAGACGAGATGACGTGCTTCCTGCGCTGGCACCTTGGCATGACGCGCCAGGCGGCCGCCCCGCGCAAACGCCGTCCCCGTGCGGACCGAAAGGACCGCACCTCCATTGACCCGACCGGGGAGACGCCTGGCTGA
- the galE gene encoding UDP-glucose 4-epimerase GalE produces MTETILLTGATGYIASHTWVELLDAGYQVIGLDNLCNSSSTVLSRIEQITAKTPKFVQGDVRDRRLLDDLFASSRISAVIHFAALKSVGESVQKPLAYYDNNMGGLVTLCAAMAHANVRQLVFSSSATVYGNPHTVPITESFPLSATNPYGQTKVMGEQVLRDLEISNAAWQIAYLRYFNPVGAHHSGLIGEDPRGIPNNLMPYVAQVAVGKREKLSIYGGDWPTPDGTGVRDYIHVVDLARGHLSALDTLRRDGRGFTVNLGTGRGYSVLEVVEAYKRASGKPVPYQIVDRRPGDIAACYADPALAASLLGWRAQYGIERMCEDSWRWQSMNPDGFQTRG; encoded by the coding sequence ATGACAGAAACGATTCTGCTGACCGGCGCTACCGGCTACATCGCCTCGCACACCTGGGTTGAACTTCTGGACGCGGGCTACCAGGTGATCGGTCTCGACAACCTCTGCAACAGCAGCTCGACCGTGCTCTCGCGCATCGAGCAGATCACGGCCAAGACGCCAAAGTTCGTGCAAGGCGACGTGCGTGACCGCCGCCTGCTCGACGACCTCTTTGCCAGCTCGCGCATCTCTGCGGTCATCCACTTTGCGGCGCTCAAGTCGGTCGGCGAATCGGTCCAGAAGCCGCTGGCCTACTACGACAACAACATGGGCGGCCTGGTGACGCTGTGTGCCGCCATGGCGCATGCGAATGTGCGCCAGCTGGTGTTCAGCTCGTCGGCAACGGTGTATGGCAATCCGCATACCGTGCCGATCACCGAATCGTTTCCGCTCTCGGCCACCAACCCGTACGGCCAGACCAAGGTGATGGGCGAGCAAGTGCTGCGCGACTTGGAGATTTCCAATGCGGCGTGGCAAATCGCTTACCTGCGTTATTTCAATCCGGTGGGAGCGCACCACAGCGGCCTGATCGGCGAAGACCCGCGCGGCATTCCCAACAACTTGATGCCGTATGTGGCACAGGTGGCGGTGGGCAAGCGCGAGAAGCTTTCGATTTACGGCGGTGACTGGCCAACGCCTGACGGCACCGGCGTGCGCGACTACATCCACGTGGTGGACCTTGCGCGCGGGCACCTGTCGGCGCTCGACACGCTGCGTCGCGATGGCCGCGGCTTTACCGTCAACCTCGGCACCGGCCGTGGGTATTCGGTTCTGGAAGTGGTGGAGGCCTACAAGCGCGCCAGCGGCAAGCCCGTCCCGTATCAGATCGTGGACCGCCGCCCCGGCGATATTGCAGCGTGCTATGCCGATCCGGCACTGGCGGCGTCGCTGCTGGGGTGGCGCGCGCAATACGGCATCGAGCGCATGTGTGAAGACTCGTGGCGTTGGCAGAGCATGAATCCGGACGGCTTTCAAACCCGTGGCTGA
- a CDS encoding tyrosine-type recombinase/integrase, whose product MTAFTPPATPVPDLFQPSLHDWAEQPAQAFEHWLAARGYRESSATVYRAMWRKWLRWAESHQRALADWSAGDIAAFLDESGLTKLHRYRYARLIERVFHQIEQQRTGTHNPASSAVQQKLAEGENDPTTFLSLAERAAIEASLEVGAQAGEAAANASAFKLARDRALVAVCHGAGLKVAQVQSLLLRQVDESLETITVERSRGPSYQAPVLEAARPALAAWLAVRAHAEVPGERVFVADAGGRVLHAASIYRRVEAWLAALPALLHRSERLSPQTLRNGYTAALFDAGADPAEVGYALGLRDATSAWRLRAAYAEWQAAAHPVRQA is encoded by the coding sequence GTGACTGCATTCACGCCGCCCGCCACGCCCGTTCCAGATCTGTTCCAGCCCAGCCTGCATGACTGGGCTGAGCAGCCTGCCCAAGCCTTCGAGCACTGGCTCGCCGCACGCGGCTATCGTGAATCTTCGGCGACGGTGTATCGCGCGATGTGGCGCAAGTGGCTGCGCTGGGCCGAGTCGCACCAGCGCGCGTTGGCCGATTGGAGTGCGGGCGATATCGCCGCCTTTCTCGACGAATCGGGCCTGACCAAGCTGCATCGTTACCGCTACGCGCGCTTGATCGAGCGCGTCTTCCATCAGATCGAACAACAACGCACGGGCACGCACAACCCTGCAAGTTCCGCGGTGCAGCAGAAGCTTGCGGAGGGCGAGAACGATCCGACCACGTTCCTTTCGCTGGCCGAACGCGCTGCAATCGAGGCGTCACTGGAGGTGGGTGCGCAGGCCGGCGAGGCTGCGGCCAACGCCAGCGCCTTCAAGCTGGCGCGCGACCGCGCACTTGTCGCCGTGTGCCATGGCGCGGGGCTGAAGGTCGCGCAGGTGCAATCGTTGCTGCTGCGCCAAGTGGATGAGTCGCTGGAGACGATCACCGTCGAGCGCTCGCGCGGGCCTTCGTACCAAGCGCCCGTGCTTGAGGCCGCGCGACCGGCGCTGGCCGCGTGGCTCGCGGTGCGCGCACACGCAGAGGTGCCGGGCGAGCGCGTGTTCGTTGCCGACGCCGGCGGACGGGTCTTGCACGCGGCCTCTATTTACCGGCGCGTTGAGGCTTGGCTCGCAGCGCTGCCCGCGTTGCTGCACCGCAGCGAAAGGCTGTCGCCACAGACGCTGCGCAACGGCTACACCGCCGCACTGTTCGACGCAGGCGCGGACCCTGCTGAGGTGGGGTACGCCCTGGGCCTGCGCGATGCCACTTCGGCATGGCGGCTGCGTGCAGCCTATGCTGAGTGGCAGGCCGCCGCTCATCCGGTCCGACAGGCGTAG
- a CDS encoding Mut7-C RNAse domain-containing protein: MQTVVLTFDSGLTPLLPQALRGHPVARAWAEGATLKHAIEALGVPHTEIGQVLVDGRPMALEALLPARGHVAVSSVEPFSPAAPLHFLCDAHLGATARLLRMAGFDTAYDNNYADAAIEALAHEEDWIVLSRDRELLKRRGIRRGAFIRAREPQAQMREIVTRLRLAAVAKPFSRCLECNVPLRMLSQEEASASVPPRVRERQRLFSTCDVCRRIYWPGSHWARMNAVLADMLWPEAGASADSAETAERMPRTGSAGA, encoded by the coding sequence ATGCAGACCGTCGTCCTCACGTTCGATTCCGGCCTCACGCCGCTTCTTCCGCAGGCGCTGCGCGGGCATCCCGTTGCGCGCGCATGGGCAGAGGGCGCCACGCTCAAGCACGCCATCGAGGCGCTTGGTGTGCCGCATACCGAGATTGGCCAAGTGCTGGTGGATGGCAGGCCCATGGCGTTGGAGGCGCTGTTGCCGGCGCGGGGCCACGTTGCCGTTTCATCTGTGGAGCCTTTTTCGCCGGCGGCGCCGCTGCATTTTCTGTGCGATGCGCACCTGGGCGCCACAGCGCGCCTGCTGCGCATGGCCGGTTTCGACACCGCCTACGACAACAACTACGCCGACGCAGCCATCGAAGCGCTCGCCCATGAGGAAGACTGGATCGTGCTGTCGCGTGACCGTGAGCTTCTCAAGCGGCGCGGCATCCGGCGTGGCGCGTTCATCCGTGCGCGCGAGCCGCAGGCACAGATGCGCGAAATCGTCACACGCCTGCGGCTCGCTGCTGTGGCGAAGCCGTTTTCGCGCTGTCTCGAGTGCAATGTGCCGCTGCGAATGCTGAGCCAGGAAGAGGCTTCGGCCAGCGTGCCGCCCCGCGTGCGCGAGCGCCAGCGGCTCTTCAGCACCTGCGATGTCTGCCGGCGTATCTATTGGCCCGGTTCGCACTGGGCGCGCATGAATGCCGTGCTGGCCGACATGCTGTGGCCCGAGGCCGGCGCATCGGCTGACTCAGCGGAAACCGCCGAGCGCATGCCGCGCACTGGCAGCGCAGGCGCCTGA
- the otsB gene encoding trehalose-phosphatase, producing MSKNVSPLSSANAAPLPPLDLGQTAFLLDFDGTLVDIAPQPDAVHVSAPLRETLAGLHAASGGALAIISGRTVHDLESRLSLPGLVIAGVHGAERRYADGSFVRLSTDADALARLERELRAELMQLSTQFSGVVLESKGIAFALHYRHAPEAENAVLALADRLARRYADHVRLQAGKMVVELKPRGASKGDVVHTLMTEPPFMGRTVLFAGDDLTDESAFDAVNALDGWSIKVGAGPSQARWRVPDATALRAWLATLTAPPAKRGAA from the coding sequence TTGTCCAAGAACGTCTCTCCTCTGTCTTCTGCCAACGCGGCGCCGCTGCCTCCGCTTGACCTGGGGCAAACAGCCTTCCTGCTCGACTTTGACGGCACGCTTGTCGATATCGCGCCGCAACCCGATGCGGTGCATGTCTCTGCGCCGCTGCGCGAAACGCTCGCAGGGCTGCATGCCGCCAGCGGGGGCGCATTGGCCATCATCAGCGGGCGCACGGTGCACGACTTGGAGTCGCGCCTGTCTCTGCCTGGCCTCGTCATCGCCGGTGTGCACGGCGCCGAACGCCGCTATGCAGACGGCAGCTTCGTCCGCCTGAGCACGGACGCCGATGCCCTTGCCAGACTGGAGCGCGAGTTGCGCGCCGAACTCATGCAGTTGTCGACACAGTTCTCGGGCGTGGTGCTGGAGAGCAAGGGCATTGCGTTTGCCCTGCACTACCGGCACGCACCTGAAGCCGAAAACGCCGTGCTGGCGTTGGCCGACCGTCTCGCGCGCCGCTATGCCGACCACGTGCGCCTGCAGGCGGGAAAGATGGTCGTCGAACTCAAACCGCGTGGCGCCAGCAAGGGCGATGTGGTCCACACGCTGATGACCGAGCCGCCGTTCATGGGCCGCACCGTGCTGTTTGCCGGCGACGACCTCACCGATGAAAGCGCCTTCGATGCCGTCAATGCGCTGGACGGCTGGTCGATCAAGGTCGGCGCAGGCCCGAGCCAGGCGCGCTGGCGCGTGCCAGATGCGACGGCATTGCGTGCATGGCTTGCAACGCTCACGGCCCCCCCGGCCAAGCGAGGTGCCGCATGA
- a CDS encoding LysR family transcriptional regulator translates to MDRLQAMQVFTRVVEASSFTKAADSLQLPRATVTNLVQSLEAHLGVRLLHRTTRRVNVTADGAAYYERCVRLLGDLEETEAAFSQSSSGARGTLRIDVPASIGKRLLVPRIRDFHEAYPDLQLEIGMSDRTVDLVQEGVDCAVRGGELQDSSLVARRIGQLSMVNCASPEYLARCGTPKTLEDLQDHTAVNYFSARNGRRMDWDFVIDGQKQIHKVRSMVSVNDAESAVACGLHGLGLLQTSRFLVYEHLMSGALVEVLPDYISEPVPVSVVYPHNRHLSPKVRVFVDWVATLFADHPCLQLKENPRLQIVSAA, encoded by the coding sequence ATGGATCGCTTGCAGGCCATGCAGGTTTTCACGCGCGTCGTGGAAGCCAGCAGCTTCACCAAGGCTGCCGACAGCCTTCAGTTACCCCGCGCCACGGTGACGAACCTGGTGCAAAGCCTTGAGGCGCATCTCGGCGTGCGCCTGTTGCACCGGACCACGCGCCGCGTGAATGTCACCGCCGATGGCGCTGCGTATTACGAGCGCTGCGTGCGTCTGCTCGGCGATCTTGAAGAGACCGAGGCTGCGTTCTCGCAAAGCTCGTCGGGCGCGCGCGGCACCTTGCGCATCGACGTGCCTGCGTCGATTGGCAAACGGTTGCTTGTGCCGCGCATTCGCGATTTTCACGAGGCGTACCCCGATCTTCAGTTGGAGATCGGCATGAGCGACCGCACCGTCGACCTCGTGCAGGAAGGCGTGGATTGCGCGGTGCGTGGCGGCGAATTGCAGGACTCCAGCCTCGTTGCGCGGCGCATCGGCCAATTGTCGATGGTCAATTGCGCGTCACCGGAATACCTTGCCCGCTGCGGCACGCCCAAGACGTTGGAAGACCTGCAGGACCACACTGCGGTGAATTACTTCTCGGCGCGCAACGGCCGCCGCATGGATTGGGATTTCGTCATCGACGGGCAGAAGCAGATCCACAAGGTCCGCAGCATGGTGTCCGTCAACGATGCCGAATCGGCAGTGGCGTGCGGGCTGCATGGCCTCGGGCTGCTGCAGACTTCGCGCTTCCTGGTGTACGAGCACCTGATGTCGGGCGCGCTGGTGGAAGTGCTGCCGGACTATATTTCCGAACCCGTGCCGGTATCGGTGGTGTATCCGCACAACCGGCATCTGTCGCCCAAGGTGCGCGTGTTTGTGGACTGGGTGGCGACGCTGTTTGCCGATCATCCGTGCTTGCAGCTGAAGGAAAACCCCCGGCTGCAGATTGTTAGCGCCGCCTGA
- a CDS encoding efflux RND transporter periplasmic adaptor subunit — MSLSKRTLAISVAAVLGVAAVGTYGLVSSAGASQQPTAAPAATPVDVAPVLAKNVAEWDEFSGRIEAVQRVEVRPLVSGTVTAVHFKDGSIVKKGDALFTIDPRPYAAEVARTQAALTAAKSRVAYTTSELDRAQKLVADNAIARREFEEKENAAREAQANLQGAAAALEAAKLNLEYTHIVAPVAGRVSRAEITVGNVVSAGGAAPVLTTLVSVSPMYVAFDADEQSYLRYSAKAAQGAKTPVYIGLANEDGYTREGVIQSVDNRLDVRSGTIRVRATLDNADGRLTPGLYARVRMSTGAPHDAILISDKAIGTDQDKKFVLVVDAANKTSYRPVVLGASVDGLRVVKSGLKAGERIVVNGIQRVRPGDAVAPNTVTMDSLVTKRVVLPGAQPEAPAAPAEAKADTSAAPAAKAETKPANAKTAANAQRLPADRA; from the coding sequence ATGAGCCTGTCCAAACGCACACTCGCCATTTCGGTTGCCGCCGTGCTCGGCGTTGCAGCCGTTGGCACTTACGGTCTGGTCTCCAGTGCCGGCGCATCGCAGCAGCCGACAGCCGCCCCCGCTGCCACGCCGGTGGATGTGGCGCCGGTCCTGGCCAAGAACGTGGCCGAATGGGATGAGTTTTCCGGCCGCATCGAAGCCGTTCAACGCGTGGAAGTCCGCCCGCTGGTAAGCGGCACCGTCACCGCCGTCCACTTCAAGGACGGCAGCATCGTCAAGAAGGGCGACGCGCTGTTCACCATCGACCCGCGCCCCTACGCGGCCGAAGTGGCCCGCACGCAAGCCGCGCTGACGGCCGCCAAATCGCGCGTGGCCTACACCACCTCGGAGCTGGACCGCGCGCAGAAGCTGGTGGCCGACAACGCCATCGCGCGCCGCGAGTTCGAAGAGAAGGAAAACGCCGCGCGCGAGGCCCAAGCCAACCTGCAAGGCGCCGCCGCCGCGCTGGAAGCCGCCAAGCTGAACCTGGAGTACACGCACATCGTGGCGCCGGTCGCGGGCCGCGTGTCGCGCGCAGAAATCACCGTCGGCAACGTCGTCTCCGCCGGTGGCGCTGCCCCGGTATTGACGACGCTGGTGTCGGTCTCGCCGATGTACGTGGCGTTCGATGCGGATGAACAAAGCTACCTGCGCTACTCCGCCAAGGCCGCCCAGGGCGCGAAGACGCCGGTCTACATCGGGCTGGCCAATGAAGACGGCTACACGCGCGAGGGCGTGATCCAGTCCGTCGACAACCGGCTGGACGTGCGCTCGGGCACGATCCGCGTGCGCGCCACGCTCGACAACGCGGACGGCCGCCTTACGCCAGGCCTCTACGCCCGCGTGCGCATGAGCACCGGGGCGCCGCACGACGCCATACTCATCAGCGACAAGGCCATCGGTACGGACCAGGACAAGAAGTTCGTCCTGGTGGTGGATGCCGCCAACAAGACGAGCTATCGCCCGGTGGTACTGGGCGCCTCGGTTGACGGCCTGCGCGTGGTGAAGTCGGGTCTGAAGGCAGGCGAGCGCATCGTCGTGAATGGCATCCAGCGCGTGCGCCCGGGCGACGCCGTGGCACCCAACACGGTGACCATGGATAGCCTGGTCACCAAGCGCGTGGTGTTGCCGGGCGCACAGCCGGAAGCCCCGGCCGCGCCCGCCGAAGCCAAAGCCGACACATCCGCTGCGCCCGCCGCCAAGGCCGAAACCAAGCCCGCGAACGCCAAGACCGCAGCCAACGCACAACGCCTTCCGGCCGACCGCGCCTGA